From Populus alba chromosome 16, ASM523922v2, whole genome shotgun sequence:
aataaaaaaaaatgcagattagattaaagagatatattttttctatttattttattttaaattgttgaattaacttttataaagataaatttacaCAATGAATTGGTATAtagatttatttgtttaattattatcgAAATTCTAATACGAATAATTAACTGATAAAATTACTGTTTAAATTAACCCTGTTTGATCTTGGCTTAATGTAACACATGCTGAAGCAGCAAGTTCAGAAATTGCCTGTGAGCATTATCATACATCATGAAATTTTGCCCAAAAGGACTCATCAGAGCAAGATTCACATAAAAGTAGCATGTCCTCTCGCAGAAGGAttggaaatgattttttcttcttcttttttagcgCTAACTGATAGAGATTCAAATTAAGGAAGCAGGAAAAAACAGATGGATTGCTACCTGTCCATTATAAACTACAGATGGGATTACTATATGTCCTTGGAAGAATCATGAAACAAAGATCAAGGCATGCTCACCAGAAGAAGAGGCGACAGAGATCATCTATGCTAGCCTCGTGTTGTTCATATGGCCGTTTCCTTCCAAAAGCTTCATTCGCTGCTTTCTTCCTTTCCTGCATCTCCAATATCCTTTCTTCAATGCTATTTTGAGCAATCAATCTAACAATTCTTACATTCTCCAGCTGTCCGTATTGATGAACACGGTTTATTGCCTGTTCCTCAACCGCTGAGTTCCACCATGGCTCCAACAAGTACACTTTGGAAGCTGCTGTGAGGTTTATGCCGGTTCCTGAAGTCTTGAGACTCGCAAGCAGAACCGTGTCTGCTCCTGATGATCCAAATTCCTTGATTATTTCAGCTTGCCTTATTTCATCTGTTGATGCATCCAACCGCAATGTATCGAAGCCAGCATCTTTCAGTGGCTCTTCCATTAATGCCAACATCTTATCAAACAGTGAAAAAACTACTGATTTACTGATTGAGTTAACAACCCTAGATTCCTTCAAGAGTTTTATGAGAGCTGAGACTTTGGAAGGGGTTGTTCTTGacagttttttagggttttcagGATTGGAAGATTCTGGAGGGGCTGAGAACAGGCCAGGCAGAGAAAGAGGACGCCGACAATTTGGGCAGGTTTGTTCGGTTTCTTTGTGTTGCAGGTGATGGCAAATGCATTTTTTGCAAAATATATGCTCACAGATTGTGATTGTAGCATCAGTTGGTGGATCAAGGCAAACCGAACAGACAATATCTTCACCATCTTGAAGCCCATCGATCATCTTTCGAAGCAATTCCGGATGTTTGGATGCATCTGCTTGGAAACAAGTTCAAATGGTAAGCACGCTATAATCATACTGTCAGGGAAAAAATGTTGCAAGAACTTCCACAATTTGAAATAACTGCAGAAGTTTTGTGTGTAAGAGTGCTCTTTGGTGATAGCGCTGTCTAAAAAACTATCTTCGAAATGATATCGCAAGAGTTTCTGGTGCTCTAAGCAATTGAAATTgcaaaaaccaaattgaacaaaaatatgaACAGGCAGAACTCTCCAATACCTCCAATATTGTCAGAAGGGAGCAATGATCTGAGATCCATAGAGCACAAGGCCGAGTCATTACATAACTGGCGAAGCTGAATAACTGAAAAAAGCACACATACATAGTGGCTGTGTAGAATATCAGCGGTAATAAAACATCCAATAACATCCTTGCAATCTGCTTCCATCTGATCATACAGTACACGTTCTTCTCCAGAAAGTTCGAAGGAAACCGTCTCTACAGTTTTGGATGGCAATCCAACTAAATCCTTGTCTTTTATTCTCCGCAAAGAAATTGTTGTCATTAATTgctgaatttttaaaatgaaaatcacaaaaacataaaacattcaGTGGAGTGGGACAAGAGATCCTGCACCAGTAATCCTAAATATTACGGATTGCACCTGTCAATTCGATTTTCAATACCTTAGGTGGACATAACATTTCACAGTACAGAAATTCATTATAATCAGCAGCATGATATTACCTGCAGCCGGGAGAACCCTttctcatctccattagcaaGTGGTTTCTGAAACAGTCGTTGCCAGTAGCATTCTGTGGAGAGTGGATCTAACCGGAAAAAGACCATCAGGGAAAATAAATCGAAAGATCCATTCTGGATGGGTGCTCCTGTAACAGCCCACCTCCTCCTAGTGGTCAATTTACTAAAATCTCGAATCTGCTCTGCATTTGCTTTCTTAATCACGTGAGCCTCATCCAAAATGACTCGCCACCACTCGATCTTCATCAAAGGGCACCGTGTGGGTTCACAGCCTTCAGCAACCAAGGTACTATATGTGGTCAACACTATATCATATTTCTTAAGCTCCTCAACATCCTTCGTCCTACTGTCCCCATAATACTTGTATAGCTTGAGTGATCCTTTTTGAGTGTGCTCCTGCAGTTGGTTTTCCCATGTTGAACACACAGCAGAAGGGCACACAACTAGTGTTTGCTTAGCAACCAAAGCGGTAGAAGACTCATCAGCCATGCGCacagaattttcttttatatttctatCCAAAAAGGTATGCATGTTTTGTTCTCCAGTACCCTTTTCACTCACCATGCCACCCCCCTTCCTCTTCTTCCCGCTAGAAACATGCACTACCCTGTCCTCCTCTCCTGTTCCTTCAGTAACATTGCCAACCTTATCAAAAGCAATTAAAGAAAGCAAAGTCAGAGTCTTTCCTGATCCATAATGATCAGAAAAAATCCCACCATGCAAAGGCTCTGGTCTCCTATCCGTTTGATGCCTTGTCAAAACATTCAGATACGACCCATCTTTCACCTCCCAAAAAGGGGGCAACTCATCAGACTTCTCTTTATTCACCAACCACCATAGGCCCTCCTTTTGATGATCAAGAAGTTTAGCTTTAATCACATTGTTTGGTGGTTCCAAACTCCCCAATTTCTCTATCCTACCCTTTTCTTGAACCCCCATACCCTCATATGACCTGAGACTTGTACCAGGTTGATCACATAAACGCAACCCGTGTTGTAAAATCCAATCTTTAGCATTCTGTGCAGCCGCTGACTCTGCAAAAATCGTAACTACACAAGGAATAGACTTATCATATTTAAATCTTGAGCAAATCACCTCACcttcaagattaatttttagAATATCAACTAAAGGAGATAAAACCATAGCAACTGAAGTACAAAGGTAGCCTACTTCTCTAGAACTAGAATTTAAAACCTTTATAGCATTTTTATCAGAAGGGCATTGTTGATAACGGACAAATTCAAGCAATTCATGCTCATTGAATTTTGCACCACTGTGGCCTACAATAGTGGTGGTAAAAGAACCAACAAGGGTGGTTTCAGTCAGGTCTGGTTGTGAACCAAAAGATAGCCAATCTTGAAAAGTAGATGGATCTTTCCAGGCATCAAGACTCATGGCAAGTAGTCTTGGTATGGGATCTTCTAGACCTTCTAGATATTCTTCTTGTGAAGAATCCTGACCATCATCAGAAGTAATTAATGAAAGTACTGGGCTTTGGTGACCTTGttgaaattcttcttcttcttcttccattagagaaaatcaaagaaagatcctgcctttttcttgtttctttcgactgcaaatgagagagagatttttttttttttgttgttgtgtgttTTGAGAATTGAAGGTAGCTGGTTAGAgctgttatatatatttggttaattagttAGCGACGGTTAATAAAGGATAGGATAGTGTAGGATTTGATAATAGATAGGATAGAAATCtgtagttgttgtttttatttatttatttatttatttattattattattattatattatacaaGCAGTCAATTCCCTATATATGAGATATAATAGTTTTACCATCATTAAACTTTACTTCAAGACAAATtgcttataaaagaaaaaatgatgggtAGGAAGCAAAAACTCttggaattattattattttatacattGAAAGAATTCATTATAGAAAAATGGaaataataactttaaaatcaattatattataagtcaggcattttccttttcctattTTACCCAGATTTTTGTTGGCAATAGCAGTATCATCGATACCCcctaacatcttttttttattagctaaAGCTTGCTTTATTTAACGACCTAAGGGGTTTCTTGTCATGACCTGAATCTCAGGTCTATGATTGATCGACAATGCAGGAGTGGTGTTGTAAGAATACCACACCTTTGTTAAATCTCAAAATGaacatatcaaaagaataaattatttaaaaatatgcagcaatattttataatcttttaaaatattatattattcaaaactaataaaattaaataatagtttCAAAACTTCTTATcggtaattaaaacaaaaaacaataatcaataataataattatatttgtcaaaatccaaacttaattaaaatagaataatagTGGAGCTTCTAAAAcattaaatcaaaactaaaaggaaagtATTGTgaaacaagcaaggcataccgataaaaattgaagaagtaggaacactcaacaaagtttAGTTGCTAACAAAAACtaagaacataaaataatattaaaaataaggtATAAGTTCATCCAACTCATTGagagaataatatttaatatacattttagatatgAATATTTTGCAAATCGATTTATCTTGGtatacatatacatactaaatatattatcataaagTAGTGGAATACATGTCAAAGATCAGATGACACCTAAATGTAACTAGATGACACTCAAACGTGACCAATGTGGGAGGATCAGTCGCTACAGGCAAGTGTCTTTTTCATCAACTAGGTATACAACACTATGTGCACATAGACCAATTACTTCCCGTTAGTATAGACTTACTGACAAGTCCTATACCAAGGTATAACAGATATTCACATAATTATCAAAACAATGTATATCATATCGAATATAATTTAGCTCAACAGAATGCGAGTATAAATTTAAGAATAGATAAGTACTCAAAAAATAAggcaacaaatataaatattcaagaaattagcTAGTCGTACTCATTATATAATCAATATACATATTGACTTATATTACatacatattaaatattatccaaCTCAtccgaaaaaaaatattaaagtaaaggaattttagataaaagatatgaaaaatCCTATTCAGATCATTAGAAGTACTTTCAATGAATATACAGAATATACTAAGTTTAGGGATTGACacgataatttttaaaaatcaaggacCAAACATAATTTTACTAGAATTGGATGACTAAACTATAAATTTCAGAAATACATTACCATACTGAAATTTCACCCATGATCCATCTTCAATTATGTCTAGAATCTCAATTTATGTTCTAGggatcaaattgtaatttttccaaagtttagggactaaactgtaaatCTTCAAAATGGAGGGGCTAAACtgaaaaatatacaaatcaATTATCATACTGAGATTCAAAACCCTTAACCTCATAATAATATTGCCCAGAATTCCAAAATACATTTTagaggtcaaattataattttccaaagtttagggactaaaccataatttttcataaatcaaggaccaaaataaaaattcatcatcttcaacatcAAGATTATTCTATCCAGATTTCCCAACAAAGTTTAAACAAATTTCTTAACGCATaacaaatcaattaacaaatttttatttctaacaacATACCCCAAATCAATCACTTAACATTAAACTCATAATAATCATGAATCAATCTAAACaatataaacttcaaatttttataaattctaatctcttctttatttcttctataaataaattataatcaaaattaatatgagAGGGAGTCATTTTCTACTTCCATCTTTCTTATACCAAAAAGCTCAAGatcaaaaattgaaattcttgATTTGATGTGAGGTCATAACAACCACAAGaattagaagagagaaaaaacaatttctctTGCAATTTTTCCTTATATACCTAGGTTAACTTAGGTTAGGTTTGAACTAACTTGAACTTAGGTTTGGGTCAAAAGTTTAGGTCTTACATTTACTTTATCATCTTGAATCAATTTCTTCATCTCTAAAAGAAAGCATTCATTTCATAATGGGTAGTGAgaaagatatttgtttttggacTAATCATTGGTTAGTAAATGGCACCTTAAAGCATCAATTTTCTCGATTATATGCTCTTACATCAAAGCCATCAGCTAGGATTGAAGAAATGAGATcttagaattataatcctcaGTTGTGAAATAATACAAACCTCATGGATATAAAGATCTAAAAATCGATGAGCAAGATTGATGCAATTCTAATTTAGAACAAAGTTCAAAGTTAATAATattcaacattaaaataaataaataaaaacatcataaaacaaAGTTCTCTTGCTTGAAATCCCATGCATGGTCAAAACTCCTCCTTTTGCTTTTTCTTGGAAGTTTTGCCGAAACTTCATACTCTAAATTAGCctggaaattttgtttttaattgttgaatttacctcTTATCCTTTTTGATGTGCTTGGAAGTcctataaaataagaaaaataaataataaaagaatatcaAGCTTTCTTGCCACCACATGCATTTCATAATGAATATAAAGTCCTTACAAACTATGAATAATAGTCGCTTTATTTGACATGAAATCCTTGTAGAATAGGTAAGTCAATATCTGTCACACGTGTTTCCAAGAGCATTAATGAATCATTGTATTGACTGGAATGCATAATGCACAAGGAAACAATGTCTATGCAATTTTCGTACATTCTTGATTTATTCCAATTCTGACTTCAAAtacatctttctttttcttccggATGAATCAACAAGTTTACAATATATCATTGGAAAGGTATGAATGTCTTCTttccaaaacaattaaaatctcaatataattcatattataGCTCTAGATATAATCCAAACAATAGATGAAGATCCACATAGATATATTTGACAAAATTCATCCAGTAACTTTGACCATGTGAAATAATATCTTCCTGGAATTAACCTGTAATTTTAAC
This genomic window contains:
- the LOC118033319 gene encoding putative SWI/SNF-related matrix-associated actin-dependent regulator of chromatin subfamily A member 3-like 1; the protein is MTTISLRRIKDKDLVGLPSKTVETVSFELSGEERVLYDQMEADCKDVIGCFITADILHSHYVCVLFSVIQLRQLCNDSALCSMDLRSLLPSDNIGDASKHPELLRKMIDGLQDGEDIVCSVCLDPPTDATITICEHIFCKKCICHHLQHKETEQTCPNCRRPLSLPGLFSAPPESSNPENPKKLSRTTPSKVSALIKLLKESRVVNSISKSVVFSLFDKMLALMEEPLKDAGFDTLRLDASTDEIRQAEIIKEFGSSGADTVLLASLKTSGTGINLTAASKVYLLEPWWNSAVEEQAINRVHQYGQLENVRIVRLIAQNSIEERILEMQERKKAANEAFGRKRPYEQHEASIDDLCRLFFW